One genomic window of Danio rerio strain Tuebingen ecotype United States chromosome 24, GRCz12tu, whole genome shotgun sequence includes the following:
- the fam168b gene encoding myelin-associated neurite-outgrowth inhibitor isoform X1 has protein sequence MNPVYSPASSGVPYANPKGIGYPAGFPVGYAAAAPAYSPSMYPGANPAFPSGYAPGTPFKMSCSPTTGAVPPYSSSPNPYPAAVYPVRSPYPQQNPYAQQGTYYTQPLYAAPPHVIHHTTVVQPNGMPAAMYAPPIPPPRPNGVTMGMVGGTTMAMSAGTLLTTHSPTPVAPHPSMPTYRQPATPTYSYVPPQW, from the exons ATGAACCCTGTTTATAGCCCTGCTTCATCAGGGGTTCCGTATGCCAACCCTAAAGGAATAGGATACCCAG CTGGATTTCCTGTGGGTTAtgcagcagcagctccagcttaCTCCCCCAGCATGTATCCTGGTGCTAATCCAGCTTTTCCTTCAG GTTATGCTCCAGGGACTCCTTTCAAAATGTCCTGCTCCCCGACAACAGGTGCCGTTCCCCCTTATTCTTCATCACCCAACCCCTACCCAGCTGCCGTCTACCCTGTGAGAAGTCCTTACCCTCAGCAGAACCCATACGCACAG CAAGGCACTTACTACACACAGCCCCTCTACGCAGCACCGCCTCATGTCATTCATCACACAACAGTGGTGCAGCCTAATGGCATGCCAGCGGCCATGTATGCCCCACCCATTCCACCGCCGCGCCCCAATGGAGTCACAATGGGAATGGTGGGAGGGACCACCATGGCGATGTCAGCTG GGACGTTATTAACTACTCACTCTCCGACCCCAGTCGCCCCCCATCCCTCAATGCCCACCTACCGCCAGCCTGCCACTCCAACCTACAGTTATGTTCCCCCGCAGTGGTGA
- the fam168b gene encoding myelin-associated neurite-outgrowth inhibitor isoform X3, producing the protein MNPVYSPASSGVPYANPKGIGYPAGFPVGYAAAAPAYSPSMYPGANPAFPSGAVPPYSSSPNPYPAAVYPVRSPYPQQNPYAQQGTYYTQPLYAAPPHVIHHTTVVQPNGMPAAMYAPPIPPPRPNGVTMGMVGGTTMAMSAGTLLTTHSPTPVAPHPSMPTYRQPATPTYSYVPPQW; encoded by the exons ATGAACCCTGTTTATAGCCCTGCTTCATCAGGGGTTCCGTATGCCAACCCTAAAGGAATAGGATACCCAG CTGGATTTCCTGTGGGTTAtgcagcagcagctccagcttaCTCCCCCAGCATGTATCCTGGTGCTAATCCAGCTTTTCCTTCAG GTGCCGTTCCCCCTTATTCTTCATCACCCAACCCCTACCCAGCTGCCGTCTACCCTGTGAGAAGTCCTTACCCTCAGCAGAACCCATACGCACAG CAAGGCACTTACTACACACAGCCCCTCTACGCAGCACCGCCTCATGTCATTCATCACACAACAGTGGTGCAGCCTAATGGCATGCCAGCGGCCATGTATGCCCCACCCATTCCACCGCCGCGCCCCAATGGAGTCACAATGGGAATGGTGGGAGGGACCACCATGGCGATGTCAGCTG GGACGTTATTAACTACTCACTCTCCGACCCCAGTCGCCCCCCATCCCTCAATGCCCACCTACCGCCAGCCTGCCACTCCAACCTACAGTTATGTTCCCCCGCAGTGGTGA
- the fam168b gene encoding myelin-associated neurite-outgrowth inhibitor, protein MNPVYSPASSGVPYANPKGIGYPAGFPVGYAAAAPAYSPSMYPGANPAFPSGYAPGTPFKMSCSPTTGAVPPYSSSPNPYPAAVYPVRSPYPQQNPYAQQQGTYYTQPLYAAPPHVIHHTTVVQPNGMPAAMYAPPIPPPRPNGVTMGMVGGTTMAMSAGTLLTTHSPTPVAPHPSMPTYRQPATPTYSYVPPQW, encoded by the exons ATGAACCCTGTTTATAGCCCTGCTTCATCAGGGGTTCCGTATGCCAACCCTAAAGGAATAGGATACCCAG CTGGATTTCCTGTGGGTTAtgcagcagcagctccagcttaCTCCCCCAGCATGTATCCTGGTGCTAATCCAGCTTTTCCTTCAG GTTATGCTCCAGGGACTCCTTTCAAAATGTCCTGCTCCCCGACAACAGGTGCCGTTCCCCCTTATTCTTCATCACCCAACCCCTACCCAGCTGCCGTCTACCCTGTGAGAAGTCCTTACCCTCAGCAGAACCCATACGCACAG CAGCAAGGCACTTACTACACACAGCCCCTCTACGCAGCACCGCCTCATGTCATTCATCACACAACAGTGGTGCAGCCTAATGGCATGCCAGCGGCCATGTATGCCCCACCCATTCCACCGCCGCGCCCCAATGGAGTCACAATGGGAATGGTGGGAGGGACCACCATGGCGATGTCAGCTG GGACGTTATTAACTACTCACTCTCCGACCCCAGTCGCCCCCCATCCCTCAATGCCCACCTACCGCCAGCCTGCCACTCCAACCTACAGTTATGTTCCCCCGCAGTGGTGA
- the fam168b gene encoding myelin-associated neurite-outgrowth inhibitor isoform X2: MNPVYSPASSGVPYANPKGIGYPAGFPVGYAAAAPAYSPSMYPGANPAFPSGAVPPYSSSPNPYPAAVYPVRSPYPQQNPYAQQQGTYYTQPLYAAPPHVIHHTTVVQPNGMPAAMYAPPIPPPRPNGVTMGMVGGTTMAMSAGTLLTTHSPTPVAPHPSMPTYRQPATPTYSYVPPQW; the protein is encoded by the exons ATGAACCCTGTTTATAGCCCTGCTTCATCAGGGGTTCCGTATGCCAACCCTAAAGGAATAGGATACCCAG CTGGATTTCCTGTGGGTTAtgcagcagcagctccagcttaCTCCCCCAGCATGTATCCTGGTGCTAATCCAGCTTTTCCTTCAG GTGCCGTTCCCCCTTATTCTTCATCACCCAACCCCTACCCAGCTGCCGTCTACCCTGTGAGAAGTCCTTACCCTCAGCAGAACCCATACGCACAG CAGCAAGGCACTTACTACACACAGCCCCTCTACGCAGCACCGCCTCATGTCATTCATCACACAACAGTGGTGCAGCCTAATGGCATGCCAGCGGCCATGTATGCCCCACCCATTCCACCGCCGCGCCCCAATGGAGTCACAATGGGAATGGTGGGAGGGACCACCATGGCGATGTCAGCTG GGACGTTATTAACTACTCACTCTCCGACCCCAGTCGCCCCCCATCCCTCAATGCCCACCTACCGCCAGCCTGCCACTCCAACCTACAGTTATGTTCCCCCGCAGTGGTGA